A window of Acropora muricata isolate sample 2 chromosome 6, ASM3666990v1, whole genome shotgun sequence genomic DNA:
CAAATCGGTGTAACGTTAATGACAGCTACTTTTCTCCATCTTTTTACACTGTTTTTCTGACAGGGAGGAGCCTTTGTGGAAGTTTTCAGCGCTCAAGGCCGTGACCCTGTGGCCAAGTGGAGGCTTAGCGGGAGTGCATCGGCCAAAAGCAAAGTTTATGACAAAGACGTTAAGagctttgtttacattttggaGGGCGAAACAACCACTACCAAAATAACCCTTCCAAAGGATGAGAAACAATCTTTGTGGCTTTTACAGCGATTTTTGGTCCTTCAGTTGTATGTACCGTTAGGGCATTCGTTCTCTGTCGAGTTTGGGATCACAGATTCAGGAAATAACAAACGGAGAATTTTGTTATCATCAAACCACAGAGAAGTGACTATCACGCATTTCCATGCACGTTTTCCTCTCAACATCCTTCGCCTCGGCGTTTGGTTAAATCTTTGTATGGATCTACAATCATTGATTAGCGAAACCTTCAAGGGTCAATCATTTAAGGCTTTAGAAAATCTGACGATCTCGGCAAGTTGTCGATTGCGGAAAATTTTTACGATGAAATTGCAACCGTACGACACGACTGACGACGATGAAATTTACAGTTGTGGAAATACAAACAGTGGCGAGATGGATAACATTCCTAAAGCACTACAACTTTCAACGTCCCCAGACATTCAGTTTTACACTCAGGTACAAATCCATAATTAATATTGGTACTATAATGCTCCAAATGCTTggtaaatattaattttttaatagccagtatttaaaaatgttcaaaattatATTATCGCATCATGCGTCATAGCTAGGGTGTCTTTGTTAATGCTCCAAATGCTTGGTAAATATCAATTTActattattagttattatttattatttattatttcattagattttgataataattattattttataatagGTAAGTAAAATTGATCAATATTAATGGTATTATGCTTTATTTAATTCTCATGAGGTCATCAACATGGCTAAACTTTGGCACACAGAAATCAAATCAAGGGAAAAGGCTGGCCTTCCTCCACCCTCAACACCCGTCTTCAGTGATTCAGAACTAAGCAGTCGACAAGAAGAGGAGCCAACACACATAGCATTTGGATCCAAAGTTGTCATTCCCAAGCATGCCCGTAAGAGCTCCCGTGAAGGAAGCTCTTCATCGGCAGGGTCACGTTCATCATCTGGACTAAATCGCAGTGGTTCAATTCCCCAGTTAAGAACTGTTTCACCTGCGGTGGAACCAGAAAGTGCACGAGAAAGTAGCCGACAAACTCAGAGACTGCCTTGTCAAAGATCTCTCTCAGATGCCACCAATTCCGTCAGTAGTGAGCAATCAGTTGTTCAGTTAGAAATTGAAGCTTCGCAATCCACCATGCAACCTCGTCCCCCGAGGACTGGTTCTGGGGGAACAAGTCGACGACGGCCTTTCAGGGTCAAGCATCCAGGAGGTGGAAATGTAAAGGGACGCAACACTGATGTTATGAAGGATGTCACAAATTCAATTAAGACTGACACAAATGGTGCTGAGTCAAAAAATGGCTTCTATGAGAAAGATATGGACTTTAATCTAGAGTCAATGTCTAGATCACATAGTGAAAGCTCTTTGAAAATGTCTggcagtgaaaatagtttatctGAATCTTTGAACAAACTGCAAATGAAAATTCCATCCAAGGAGCAAAATGgccacaataataattattatagcgACCATGAAGGCAACTCTAAGGAATCAATACCAGTGAGTGCAGATGAGGAGAAAGAATCGCCTCCAGTTTTCACTTTTTCATCAAAACCTCGATCGGCCCCAAGGTCCCCAAGAAATCGTCAAAGGAAACATCAGGACAACAGTGTTATTAGTGCGCAGGAAGACAAACCAGTGATACAATCTTTACATACACTCAATGTCACTGAGAAAAAGAAGCAAGGCCGCAGAAGGAAAGATAGCAATAGATCTGATTATGATAGTGATTTTCATCGAGCTTCGGGAGAAAGCTCAGCTGAAGAGGACGACTTGCAGAACTTTTTAAAGACAAGTGGGAATTCTAGATGTAGCTCAAAGGGTTCAAAACTAAGCCCTTTGACCCCAAGTCCAGAACCTGATCCACTTTCTAACTCTCAGATTTTGAGGATGAGTATCAAGAGCAGTCTTTTGAAAGAGGTGGGATAATAAACTTGAGTTtaattgaaaattaaacaattcaGCCAatattatgtatatattattgaccaagcgtgaggtcaagatggctggatattggtcgagttctctttttgcgtttttatggaccgagacgaagtcgaggtccataaaagcGTAAAAAGAggacgaggccaatatccagccatcttgaccgaactagcttggtcaataaaagatttattgtatggcataaagagcactgaaaaaaatcatcttcgtacttgtttattttcgagcactgaaaaggaacccagttaaatgctaaagtgatagcgcgtgcccctatatcctgattggataaatgcagaaaatacaatcatttgattggttacatttcaaattcaaatttcaaattcaaattttcaaattcaaaacaaacttttgtgtttaatttgccggtttttgctgcaaaacctatttttaaaacttctcaacatatttgttttctttgttttcattctcgcggacgctttttctggttccataaagacagagaaattaCAAAAAGTCTTtgtaccttagcagaaagtaatttcagcgagagaaaactttcgtgcactcgcttgagctttggcgaaattttatttgcgggaacgaaacgggcagtcccgggcgggcagtatcgctccatcttgcccgctcgggtagccaatcagaacacagaattcgccgcatactgcccgctcgcggagcttgccatataataaagggATGTCttaaattattataactatATATGAACAGgctgaaatttctgaaatgtggTTGGCtatataatattataatgaCCAATAGTCTTTTTGCAATATGGGACCTACATGCCAAAATTACAGTTCCAgtactaataaattattattattgtggtattaaattcattattaatttttataaacaaaaaaaattgtgctaGATActgtatttgggataaataggTCATGAATTTCAAAACTATCCAGACAATACCAGCTGCTCATTCATGGTGTGAATGTTGAAGTATCGTCTGCactatttatcccaaataccccaaGAAACCATGCTATAGTATACAAATGCTGATCATCTATTGAGACAAGTGAAATTGTGTTATATTGGTGTATGGCTGGAGCCAATGAAAAGAGCTTTTTTTCCGATAGTGTTGTTTCTATTCCTGCGTAATATTATGAGAATTCaagaattaataatttttttgataCCTGAGTGACTCTCAATCAaggaatagaccatattcgtattctcagcattggactggaactagcttgcaatggaggctaatgcaggggaaatatattaaaaattatttgcatttgaaaagcttttCCCTCAtaagcctccattgcaagctagttccagtccaatactgagaatacgaatattgtCTATTGTTCACAGGAGTGTATTCTGTTGGGTATTCAAACACATTAACGAGTTGACTGGAATGAAATGTTCTTCAGTGATTGGTAATTAAATGGTTGATAAAACTATTTTTGTTGCTCAGTGGTCAGTCTCAAGAATTCATATGGAAATTAATTTAAACCAAATTTAGTGTTGATAATTGCCAATTACTATTATTTTCCTTGTCTCCTACTcctgaatttttcttttgtatgaACAAACTATTCAAAAGACAGCAGAATAAAAACTATGCCacctttaaaaattaataataataataattaatagttTTACTGTAGCATACAGTACTGTAGATATAAAAGTATTTATTTTGGCCTTATACATCGATATCATGCATTTGATGTGGGTGTATAGTGGCTATTGTTTCCATCTGTATAGAATCATTGAAGAGGTTTGAAATGGCGATTGGCCAACATGCTTTAACTTTATAGCATTTTCTGCTCTGAATAACAGATTCCTTCGCCTCGTAAAAACAATACCAAAAGTTATGATGCCAAGAATTATCAATCTGACACAAGTTCATGGAGAAACTTTCAATCTGATGCCAGCTCATGGCGTTTTGATACATCTGTTATGAGTGACAGTATGTTGGAGAATTCATTGAATCAGTCCTTTAACAGCTCTTTTGGAAAAAATCACTCTGTCATTGCTGGTATACCAGAAGAATCAGAGGAGATAATTGCTCAAAATGATGGAGGGGATTCTTTGAGTGATGATAGCGATGACACCAGCTACTCCACATGGAAACGACCACCTCCCCCAGATAAAAGAATACATCGGTATTTGGATGAAATGAGGGTAAGTCAGTTAATGCCGAAGGGTTCTGGTTGTCAAGTGGTTTGTTCTTCTGTAGTCAATTATCTTTAATGAACAAAAGTGGTGGACATGAATTTTGATTGATTCTGTTATCTATGTTTAATAGATGATGATATCATTGAGAACGTTTTCCAGTTCAATCATATGATCACCTGTTtctttagtgaaaaaaaaagcttttaaaaacaTTTGGTCAAAATCAGAGTCAAGTGAAttaataagtaataattattataataatgtaCTGTAGGAATATCTTGTTCTACAACAAAGTCATGGCTGCTACCAGTTTTTCATCTTATTGGACCAATATTGCTTCCATGTGGCCACataaaaaatttaatgatcTATTTATTTCTTCATTATCATGACATGTCACTGTTACAGCATCCTGGACCAGAACCTGACCTGACGGTCACTTTGCCACTGAATCCCAGAGAGTACACAGATGTGTTCAGTCCACCGATTGTCCTACCTAGTGAAAGGCTGAGGCTGAGCTCAGGTGATTGCAATATTATTTGaagttaattattaattgtTTTATTCCTTGTGCCCAGTGACCTACTGTAACCTGTTAGTGCTCGTTGTAGAGGTAACAATGTTCCTGAATTATTggctctttcttttcttttcttcccaTCAACTACAGTTGTTGGTTAAAATGGGTTTGAGGTCAAAGTGATAGCAACCTACTACCAGTAGTTTGTTTTCTCAAATTTGTTTATCTACATGTATGTGTGATAATAAATACCACACACAAAGAAATTGTTTATCAAACTAGCTTGAAAtgagtaaaattaataatgattattttaaCCTACTGGGGACTGTGTGTGGAATGTTCAATGTAACTGAGTGTCAATCAGGTTCATGTGGGTCAAAGTTGATTGAATGGGAGGCAGTTAAAATAGCACATAATGGTCCAGAAAGGACATTTTGCTCAGGATTTCTGTGACTAGAATTGCAGGTGCTTCTAATACTAGTCCCATGTCCCATCAAAGACCAGGCAGCTATGCACATTCCTTCAAAGTGGAaacttcattcttttttttttagcaagtcAAAATGATGCTCTTTCAGCAGCCTTGTCACCACCTAGAAGTCGCAATCCAAGCAGCAGTGTGGACAACAACCCCGGCAAAGAAGAAGAGCTTGATTTGCTTTATGACCCCTGTTTGAACTGTTACTTTGATCCCAGGACTCATAAGTATTATGAGCTAGCATGACAAGAATAATTGTGTTCCATTATTATGTTGCATACATGTAATTTATTACCTGAGAAAATGATATTGATTCTACAAGATGACAACTTTCCTTTGAAGCTTAAGACAATGTCTCAAagttcaaaaaattaattaagttaacATCATCACCAGAAAGATCacctttaataataattattattaataacaataataataggaaGTTTTAACAACTCCTTGGGTTGATGTCATTTCATAGACATTTCTATCTGTCAGATGTTGCCTGGCAGCGAtaaaagtacaataattattatgaaagtcTATACCAACTCTTAACTGTCTGATCCTTGATTGTGCGGCAACTCTTCAAAGTGGAaggttgaaatattttcatcaaAATGTGATCTTTCTTGTGATGtgttttacttaaaaaaatGAGGTTCAAGTTATCAACTTTCTCATGTTCTCTAACACTGGAATGGTCAAAAGGTGGCTGGTGGGGAGAGTGCAAGAAAATTGCTTGGCCTCAAGGAAATTTAAGGGGCAAGTTGCCCTACAAAACTACTGCTTGCCTAAGCAAACCATGATTGTACAAACATCAATTCATTCACCTTGAAGGGTTGCcttaaacaacaaaataaagttaaaaaaatccCACATCTCATTATTTATTTCCTCCAAACACTACTTCACTTCATAGGCTTGGGAACGGATTGCTGAAGCAGCACAAACAACTCCACTGTCTCAGCCTATTGTCCTCTCCTCCGCTTAGGTGAGGATGGTAGGATTTCTATCATACACAGAGACTTGGAACTCATACATAGATATAGATATGAATATATTTAAAGTAGTTGAACTACTTATGTGTGATATCATAATTGACAGGATTTTCATGACCACTTTAGGAAAGAATCTATTGTTGATAAAATTATTGCTCATAGCATTATCCCTGCGTGAAGAATAGAAAAAGTTTCAATTTCttctcttgtttgtttttgttgtgaaaCTACCAGTTTCTGTGACTTACACCAAACCATGTTGTAGAGGttaactccaaaaaaaaaaggcacgaaacaacaataaaaagTGCTTTAAGCATGTTGATTTGCAttagtgcaatttggaataaaataatataataggCAATGGCCATAACAATTGCATGGGTCTATTGTCTACTGGATGCAAGTTTTTACGGTTCCTTCACAACTCCTGCAGCATAGGGTGGTTTTGAGTTATAGACTGTTTGCAGCTCTTTGGTAGGTGTTCCTCTTGCTGGGAATCTGCACTTGTCTTTGTTTCGTGTTCTCCTTTAGTGTAAATGATAAACACTGCaaatttcattctttctttgactaaaaaaaacattttagctCAGCTCAATGGTAGCTGGCAAATAGCTCCTTCTGAGGTATAAACCCTTTAAGGCGAACCACCCATGGACCATTCTTAGAGACTGCCAAGAAATCCAATCACTTCTCCGTTTGATTTGTCTCTCGATTCAAAAAGACTTTGGCCAGCTCTGGATTTTCCGCGGCCCACTTTTCCGCGGTGTGTTCCAGCAACCAATCGCTGTCTTTTATCTGTTGATGTAAGCCTCGAATTAAATCCTCAAGTGAATCCTCCTCCGTATTCATGGAAGAGTCCCTCCTAGTTTCATCGCGATCAACAAGTTTCTCCATGCAGTCTGTGTTTTGTGCCTCTCCCATTTCAGCTATTCTAGCACGCATACTCTTGACCGCTTTCTGCAGCCTTGATAAGCCTGGGAAAAAACGcacatcaaaataattattttcagccCGGGATATTGCGTTTTTTACTTTCTCAATGGTTCAAACCCGCCCAGGCTTTAAATCAATTCCACGGTCCTCTCTCCCTCTGGGAACGAGGCAAATGATATCCGAGAAAATCTCGAACCGACAAGGCGCATGCGTACAAGTTCAAGTGTATCActtggagcagttttcaaacgacgGTCGAAAGTGATTACGCGATTGCGTTACACTTGTTAcacttggtgattggcttaagaaTCTCGAGCCAGTTTTTCTCACCagtgagacgcaaaaccaaaaccaatcgcaccttgtacgcgtgatttttcccgcgctttgtgcAAGTTACATGAAATTTTCGGCAATTCTGATAGATTCATCGCGCTGTTTTCGCCCGTTGTGCTTGGTTGGAGTGATAACTTTGGCACTGGTTTTTCGACATTCATTTCAAAACCACTTTATCTCTTCTGACAATAATGAGTTCCATATCTTCGCAGCCTTGAGCCGGCGCTGTCTACTCTCAAGAATGGCTTACATTCTCAAGGCACGACAAAAAAATACGCCACCCCCTAGCCTTGACGCTATAGCAAGTGCACACGTTCAGCTTCAAAGAAACGCTTCCTCTAATCTTTAACTCATTTGAGTCTAAAATGTCAAACCATGTTTTCTCACCAAGTTGGAGAACTTCGTTGCTCACAGCGAATACAACTCTAAACCAACCCGGTTCGGGACAGCAGAAAAACGATCCAGGATGAAAGAACACGCCATTATCTAGAAAACATTGGAAAAGCTGCCACTCTCCTTCAAACGTCGATGATGGTAATgcctgaaataaataaataactatcCAGCATGTGAGtcctatcaaaattaattgagctaTGCAATGGTCCTTTTGAACACTCTGGCCGATATTGCCACCCAGTTCTAACAAATGGTAACCGCCCCCGGGCCTAGTGAAAACGAGGGAATTATGCACTGGTTCAACAAAATAGACTTTCGCACGGTATAAACCTGGTTGATAATATTTGTCACTAAAAAGTGGAGAACACAACGCTGCCAACACGCCAGACATTTTCTCGTACTAAAGTATTTTCTGTGACGTCAAGGTCGGCGTATTGGTACGACTACTCGCCGTCCCACAATTGATGGTATCACAATGACCTCCACTTTTTAATTTGATCGAGTTTTTGATGTCTCGAGACTCGAATAGAgcagtttccaaatgactgtcgaaagtactTGCGTGATTGCGTTTGCTACGCTcattgattggcttaaaagattcgcgccagtttttcaacgaatgagaatcaaaaccaaaaccaatcgcgccatgtacgcgtgattttttccgcgtttcgagcgagttacagctaattgctaggaattgtgattggttcatcgcgctgtctgctgcTGTTGTaaattggtcagagtaattgctttggttttggtttttcgacagtcatttgaaaaccgctctaaagcGAGGGATGACTATTTCGATGTTGCACTGAATGTCCACCCTACCTCTCTGAAGTCTACCCAGATAAAAAGACCACACTCAGCCTCTAGAAACGGAATACCAACTTCATGAAGGGCATCACAGGTGACTTTATATGCGTTCCGAAGCCGCTGCAAGTTAGCTGGTAAGAATACGTTGTCTAACCACTCTGCAAAGAAAAGAGGGAAAAAATCCCGTGTTCAGTTCTTAAGGTACAGTAGAAGAAAACGCGATACCAATGGggatttgaacaattttgaaagcaaaCACACCTTTGTCTTTAATGAGGTTCCCCAAAAGAACCTGAAGAGAAGAGATCAATCATTTTATGATGAATCTTATTTTGAAGCAACGCCAAGCGTCGACGCCTTTGTTGTAAATTTGATCCATAGGCAGTACCTCGCGATAACTCTATCACTTCAAGGTGTACAAAATGGACGAAGTATCAGAAAGTTAGGATGAATGGCTTGGGAAATCAGGAAAGAGAACGAAAGACTCACTGTTTTACGCTTACATTGACGTCATGCAATCTAATAATGACGTCGATGTAAATAAAACAAACTGgcgttaaggacggtgcctactaattaaagatattttttcctcggtgcgtgattatgcaggaaatgtagatcttgacaagtcctattgaaatccaaaaagaaaattgggggtaaccacgcatttgtcaaagataattcatgagtaatatctgtaaaaggctttaaaatacaaagcaatgtaaggcgttctttctcaaattgaagcttaattatttctcaaaaatgcatggctacccccaattttctttttggataccatgagtacttactaagacctactttctccggatagttttaaaccgcgcaaagatatccctgtattagtaagcattggcgataggaaatccaagtatctggagatgcgcagaacgtatgcgcaataacaatagtaggcaccgtccttaaaaagTCAAAAGCATCACCAGTGCCTTCGTCGCTTCCTTCTTCCGACGATAGTCTTTGCAAATCAAAACACATTATAACTTGTAATCATAGTTGTTTGGCTAATAGGTTAAGGAACAACAGAAgagattttcagagttccatGTCGCACTCTTTTTAGTTGTTCCTTAAactgttgccaagcaactattATTCAACCCCATTCCATCTTTCATAGACTCTGTTAAGCGAAAAAACGTGACATGCCTGTGTCGGGGTGGGTACGTCCTGAAATCTGGTGTAGCCACTACAAATGGCCCGATAAACTTCTTTGTTCCTCGTGTGAAGGACCCCGCACCGAAATCCAGATGCACCAAAATCCTACAGCAAAAAAATCGTATGAGGCTAGGACACTTCAACAACAACGAATAAAACAAATACTTAGAACAATTTTTGCTCTTGTTTGTACCGATGACTTTTTATATAATGCATGAATACTCTTCCACCTAGCTACTTGAGAGTGCCTGCAGGGAAGGCTTTGCAGTTGACGGAAGGGAGTAGGTCAGAATATCCGTTCAGCTACGTTCAACTTGAAGAACCTTTCACGGACTGCTGTGCCAGTTACTTACAAATTTTACTTAACATTCAACTTCATGTATGATTCATCAACTATATACGTACTTTGCTGAAGCCCCACAATACATGAAGTCTGTCTTTATCTGGGATGCTGAACGAGAGCAAAAGAGAAACTCTGATAAATTTGTGTAGTACAGATAAAAGATATGAATCAAGCATAATCCTATCTGCCAGTCAATTGGCCAACAATTCTTCCTTCCACTACAGGGGTGATGGTTGCACGGCGTTCAGTAACATCATCTGGGCGAACTGATTGCTGGTAAAATGTAAGTAGCAAGTCGTTTCGATAACGTCCAGTTCGTTAAACGTCTTCGAATGTTTCACTAGGCATAAAGTTCCTTCAATAGTGCCCAGTTTACATGCTCATGTTGAAATGTTTCCAACATTTGCTCTAAAAGCGGAGGCCGATGATTACTCTTGTTTAAGCTGATGTATCTTAACGTTGATCTGTCACAACACAGCCTCCTTAGCAGGAATTGACCAGCCATTCTTGCACGCTGTAGCTGCATCGCATGGTCAAGCTGACCAAATGAGGGTTGTAGCAAAACGACTTTAAGCATGAGCGAAAAAACTGACCGAATACGCTAGCGAAACGGTTTTTACGGGCGCTAGCTCCCTGAAGCTTCGCGACAACACTCATAAGCCCACGAAATGACCGTAAACATAAGCATGACTCACTCTTTTAAGCTCAGTACATTTGTCACGCAACAGTCTTCTTTGAAACCACAAAGCATGTAAATTTCGTCCACGATGACATGTAAAGAATGCCTACAAGGACAACGAAAAAATTCCAACTTCAAGCAACGTGTGGGCGACACCCAACCACATCCCCAGCTTTCGCGCTCTCTCTGGTAACTAGTTGACAATTGGTTCAAGGTCAGCGTGTGTccatcgagttatggatgcacgtggcaggttgctaagcacgagagagGCGCGAGAGTTGCTATGGGCGATAGCCTCCTGCACCTTTAGTTTATAAGCAGCTGTGGTTTGAACGTGAGATCCTGTGCTGCGCATGTACAACCAAATAAGCCAATTGGTCAGCGGTTATTTCTGAAGTGCACAAGAATAACTTACCTTGCAGCAAATGCCAAGTAAGTTTCCAGAAGTTCTTTTGAATATATTACTCCCAAAGGGTTATTGGGGTTAGATAGCAACAAGCCACGAATTTTCACCccctacaaaaaaaaatccgaatttttttttttcaccacaattgctactaatctcgcaatctgaCTGGCTCATTTGCCTTTGCAGACAAGAGTCCACACAACGCCGCTCGCGTCAACGTGTCATCCAatgcctttttcatttcttaaaaacatttctttgacgttGATACTGTGATAAAAAACGAATCGAATGTGGTTTCGCGTTGTCTGTACTCTTATATACACCACTAAACCACGTTCGATTTGCTAATTAGAGACTAAATAGCCAGAAGTGTCAAACTGACCAGATCGTCCGGGGAAGTAAGTAATAAGAATGGCTGTTGCCGGTAACAGATATTTTGACAACCTGAAACGATACCACTACAATGTCCAGTAAAGATGACCACAGGCCACCCAGATGTCGaccatcaaatttaaaattcgtaTTTGCTGTATGGTCAAAATTGATTAAGAAAGCACAAGGTTTCCAAAATACTGCCACCCTTCTCTGAGTCGAACGATTTCTTTGAGAGCAGACGTCGCTTTAAACGGCTTTACGGCGAATTTCATTCAACTCTGCTCGATTATATTTAACGGTCGAGTAAAGCCGAACGTTGTCgcgtctgggctgcctgtgacATGGCGCACCCGAAGATGAATTTCGAAACAGGTTGTCATTACTTTGGTTGTTACCGGTAACTTCTCCAGAGTTATATCACTGGACTGACATCTCACTGAAGTGTTATCTGATTTTGTAACTAACACCTA
This region includes:
- the LOC136919363 gene encoding protein CFAP20DC-like is translated as MFKHEFQGGAFVEVFSAQGRDPVAKWRLSGSASAKSKVYDKDVKSFVYILEGETTTTKITLPKDEKQSLWLLQRFLVLQLYVPLGHSFSVEFGITDSGNNKRRILLSSNHREVTITHFHARFPLNILRLGVWLNLCMDLQSLISETFKGQSFKALENLTISASCRLRKIFTMKLQPYDTTDDDEIYSCGNTNSGEMDNIPKALQLSTSPDIQFYTQVINMAKLWHTEIKSREKAGLPPPSTPVFSDSELSSRQEEEPTHIAFGSKVVIPKHARKSSREGSSSSAGSRSSSGLNRSGSIPQLRTVSPAVEPESARESSRQTQRLPCQRSLSDATNSVSSEQSVVQLEIEASQSTMQPRPPRTGSGGTSRRRPFRVKHPGGGNVKGRNTDVMKDVTNSIKTDTNGAESKNGFYEKDMDFNLESMSRSHSESSLKMSGSENSLSESLNKLQMKIPSKEQNGHNNNYYSDHEGNSKESIPVSADEEKESPPVFTFSSKPRSAPRSPRNRQRKHQDNSVISAQEDKPVIQSLHTLNVTEKKKQGRRRKDSNRSDYDSDFHRASGESSAEEDDLQNFLKTSGNSRCSSKGSKLSPLTPSPEPDPLSNSQILRMSIKSSLLKEIPSPRKNNTKSYDAKNYQSDTSSWRNFQSDASSWRFDTSVMSDSMLENSLNQSFNSSFGKNHSVIAGIPEESEEIIAQNDGGDSLSDDSDDTSYSTWKRPPPPDKRIHRYLDEMRHPGPEPDLTVTLPLNPREYTDVFSPPIVLPSERLRLSSASQNDALSAALSPPRSRNPSSSVDNNPGKEEELDLLYDPCLNCYFDPRTHKYYELA
- the LOC136919364 gene encoding 1-aminocyclopropane-1-carboxylate synthase-like protein 1 isoform X1, which encodes MFHISSRAKTMIECFSHEAKYWARPKENAFDKTTNPQGIINMATSENKLTYDLLKDKLMERASHEILEEHMGYFPQEGLQSFRQAIADFLNHYMKPAEPILAQDLVVSNGCTPLVDCISFILADEGEGLLIPAPYYGSFLLDLQTRAKVVPFEVQLSSKIGPGESQPFELSEGRLEDALKKAQEQGVKIRGLLLSNPNNPLGVIYSKELLETYLAFAARHSLHVIVDEIYMLCGFKEDCCVTNVLSLKDIPDKDRLHVLWGFSKDFGASGFRCGVLHTRNKEVYRAICSGYTRFQDVPTPTQVLLGNLIKDKEWLDNVFLPANLQRLRNAYKVTCDALHEVGIPFLEAECGLFIWVDFREALPSSTFEGEWQLFQCFLDNGVFFHPGSFFCCPEPGWFRVVFAVSNEVLQLGLSRLQKAVKSMRARIAEMGEAQNTDCMEKLVDRDETRRDSSMNTEEDSLEDLIRGLHQQIKDSDWLLEHTAEKWAAENPELAKVFLNRETNQTEK
- the LOC136919364 gene encoding 1-aminocyclopropane-1-carboxylate synthase-like protein 1 isoform X2, with protein sequence MFHISSRAKTMIECFSHEAKYWARPKENAFDKTTNPQGIINMATSENKLTYDLLKDKLMERASHEILEEHMGYFPQEGLQSFRQAIADFLNHYMKPAEPILAQDLVVSNGCTPLVDCISFILADEGEGLLIPAPYYGSFLLDLQTRAKVVPFEVQLSSKIGPGESQPFELSEGRLEDALKKAQEQGVKIRGLLLSNPNNPLGVIYSKELLETYLAFAASIPDKDRLHVLWGFSKDFGASGFRCGVLHTRNKEVYRAICSGYTRFQDVPTPTQVLLGNLIKDKEWLDNVFLPANLQRLRNAYKVTCDALHEVGIPFLEAECGLFIWVDFREALPSSTFEGEWQLFQCFLDNGVFFHPGSFFCCPEPGWFRVVFAVSNEVLQLGLSRLQKAVKSMRARIAEMGEAQNTDCMEKLVDRDETRRDSSMNTEEDSLEDLIRGLHQQIKDSDWLLEHTAEKWAAENPELAKVFLNRETNQTEK
- the LOC136919364 gene encoding 1-aminocyclopropane-1-carboxylate synthase-like protein 1 isoform X3, producing the protein MATSENKLTYDLLKDKLMERASHEILEEHMGYFPQEGLQSFRQAIADFLNHYMKPAEPILAQDLVVSNGCTPLVDCISFILADEGEGLLIPAPYYGSFLLDLQTRAKVVPFEVQLSSKIGPGESQPFELSEGRLEDALKKAQEQGVKIRGLLLSNPNNPLGVIYSKELLETYLAFAARHSLHVIVDEIYMLCGFKEDCCVTNVLSLKDIPDKDRLHVLWGFSKDFGASGFRCGVLHTRNKEVYRAICSGYTRFQDVPTPTQVLLGNLIKDKEWLDNVFLPANLQRLRNAYKVTCDALHEVGIPFLEAECGLFIWVDFREALPSSTFEGEWQLFQCFLDNGVFFHPGSFFCCPEPGWFRVVFAVSNEVLQLGLSRLQKAVKSMRARIAEMGEAQNTDCMEKLVDRDETRRDSSMNTEEDSLEDLIRGLHQQIKDSDWLLEHTAEKWAAENPELAKVFLNRETNQTEK